Proteins co-encoded in one Siniperca chuatsi isolate FFG_IHB_CAS linkage group LG11, ASM2008510v1, whole genome shotgun sequence genomic window:
- the golga4 gene encoding golgin subfamily A member 4 isoform X5, whose translation MRRERGHLLEIRSEQGSLALRIGCQAKEKRNTSPQDSSHLLVNCLLHRRDKMFKKLKQKINEEQSPQRNAQSPQQAQMGSGDRRSSQTPPFHHDGAPSPSDRESASKGPARSPRGSINGDGSASPHREETQSFAQKLQLKVPSMESLIRGGASRAENLFRSPSKENLVRSSSRDSLTPLGENESPGAPTYDPPSDIESEAEEPPGSAESLSKEQLVHRLLRVERSLGKYRGKYSELVTAYRTVQRDKEKTQVILSQSQDKALRRIGELREELQMDQQAKKHLQDEFDAALEEKDQMITVLQTQVALLKKRVKGVSDGAGPPEGDVSQSEDASDSTSSIESPLKEQGVEPEVTEAEGNSDPTKLMEALQKRVKRQENLLQKCKEVMRTHKERSAQLGSENETLQEQLQERLQELDKIKVELHTTEKTKLITQLRDAKNLIEQLEQDKGMVIAETKRQMHETLEMKEEEVAQLRSRLQQATVQKEELQEQKEKAEKSAFEELERALGVAQRAEEARKQLQIQLEERVKEVERASEEERKSLQQKLTRVKQEVVAIMKKSSEETVANMEKLHSEALAAKEEEMSARINEAVEQCKEEFAQLGKEREQQASLALEDVELQKTALRTEADNKVKEIHLELEAARTRILELESSLEKVSQDGPSLSHELSSQLDELKDKHKEQISTLEEKHQEQLEKHKGTLTQQHNAALEELKEKHRVEVETLLKDKELQLQAHVEDMNQKTLEKLDAKQAELEAVSAELSEALKSKQLLEEKLVAAEDAHSLAQQELEKRFHDQVAKHNVELENVKQELEQSLGGMAKTLKEEVKALKIVLREKEKEIEEHILREKTLQESQELNVKVKELEELQQRLSQSQLENGSLKESNAQLSKLSEDLVQCKRDLTDLEHQLEVAKNDCQQKEQSLQELEHQLQQSRKELSEQEKSYTAELNTKQEEQTRLKKQMDDEKAAHEKKMKNTTTELEAKLKTQETKMEKFKQKAKEMHESFKKKLQQNEENMKKELAKKEKELQQKEQQVQEKIVEMSQKSSQGLSSAMSELQANHKEKLEKLHDTHKHEIEELELRWQEKLRQQEEELMEKHSHILQEKAQELEEISQQLSRGKEENEQVLCEIKDLKEDLAIRETTVQKLQEELNEAAVKLESLSQGESLVKEQMESVERNLNQALNERNSLQDKLNTIKEDNREKLKTLSDKLEETEKLLKALEGSRCKESEDLQNKFEETAIQLQAKEAEFQQQIIMIRNRMEHCCKEVQSKVECGSNELCQRVENRLKELKDRLLCSQKKVGHLKNVILTKVDRICTLEENLHQQMEENKNLCISLEQMTAQVNAHTEHINALTHEKENHSQFINEKVQKIEELSEANRIISESMKTNELHIINLEGISSDLKNQLASSIREKEEAINQLKQQYKEERQQMEETIERLEQERKSALEQADALRNSLSEYENKAETKFTQNDIAITSLQTRLDELEREISEKNEALQRLTASIDNQSISKSEMDQVLSEKEQKVSGLTLELESCIGRLGELQEQLALKTKECEQLTADLKQQHSIREDEKRELVEQLHQTQMQCTQNGNLEQEMVEKLRSLEEDNQKCKHKLESQREEYEKMKDEIIRSKEESLKASEEKLSAESARKVSELKKKAEQKIGQIKKQLTSQLEEKEQTIKALQISLEEIKSSESSCKQHADTLEEKTKTLEEALVKLKEAQEKQLEQILSDVRLEKEKSLEELKNVYEEKLSSLQRDVAQQGELKETESALQEIEAKLKEAEEQNGDLLAEINRLKEEICEKEAQLDQHQATIKQVQNPSEPEAEMKVECSSMQQTKSTMENHSVMQELDGDSLESLKNNLRQVKNEKEKIHKDFSRLQKDIRLLRKEHEQDLEYMKKELLEENEKKLKLELEDVEMKHNSTIKQLMREFNTQMALKEKELDAGVKEAIAKAQSVEAELISSHREETSQLRKLIAQKEDDLHRTVQTYEQVIQSREEEMGDRVWQVQKELEELQGRSPGTSEMTMEELQAQLAEKTTLLSEARLKEQGFVERIHSLEDKIKCFHRKTVVTHLGSTFKDPGFNSTDALSEATEMEYLRKVLFEYMMGRETKTMAKVITSMLKFPPDQAQKVLDKEDSKATPWLR comes from the exons ATGCGCAGAGAGCGCGGTCACCTGCTGGAAATCAGAAGCGAACAAGGAAGTCTAGCACTGAGGATTGGATGTCAGGCTAAAGAAAAACGAAATACATCTCCGCAGGATAGTAGTCATCTGCTCGTCAACTGTTTGCTACATCGGCGTGACAAGATGTTTAAAAAACTTAAGCAGAAGATAAACGAGGAGCAGTCACCGCAGAGGAATGCGCAGTCACCACAGCAGGCCCAG atGGGCAGTGGAGACCGGCGCAGCAGCCAAACCCCTCCGTTTCATCACGATGGCGCACCCTCTCCCAGTGACAGAGAG AGTGCTTCTAAAGGACCAGCAAGGTCTCCCAGAGGTAGCATCAATGGGGATGGAAGTGCTTCTCCTCAT agagaggagacacagTCATTTGCCCAGAAACTGCAGTTAAAAGTTCCCTCAATGGAGTCGTTGATTCGCGGTGGTGCCAGTCGGGCAGAAAACCTGTTCCGCTCTCCCTCTAAAGAAAACCTGGTTCGAAGCTCATCGCGTGACTCCCTGACACCTTTGGGAGAAAACGAGTCCCCAGGCGCCCCCACATATGATCCCCCCTCGGACATTGAGAGTGAGGCTGAGGAGCCACCAGGATCTGCAGAGTCCCTTTCCAAAGAGCAGTTGGTGCACCGACTGCTCAGAGTGGAGAGGAGCCTGGGGAAGTACAGAGGGAAGTACTCAGAG CTGGTTACTGCGTACCGCACAGTACAGCGAGATAAAGAAAAAACGCAG GTCATCCTCAGTCAGAGTCAAGATAAAGCTCTCCGCAGGATAGGGGAGTTGCGGGAG GAGCTTCAAATGGACCAGCAGGCCAAGAAACACCTACAGGACGAGTTTGATGCTGCGCTGGAGGAGAAAGACCAGATGATCACTGTACTCCAAACACAG GTTGCTCTGCTAAAGAAACGAGTCAAGGGCGTCTCTGACGGTGCTGGGCCACCTGAGGGGGACGTCTCTCAATCTGAAGATGCTTCAGACTCTACATCTTCCATAGAAAGTCCTTTGAAGGAGCAAGGAGTAGAGCCTGAAGTCACTGAGG CAGAGGGCAACAGTGATCCAACCAAACTTATGGAGGCTCTGCAGAAGAGAGTGAAGAGGCAGGAAAACCTACTGCAGAAGTGCAAAGAAGTGATGCGTACACACAAGGAGCGAAGCGCCCAGCTGGGCAGTGAGAATGAAACTCTGCAGGAGCAGCTGCAAGAGAGACTGCAGGAGCTGGATAAGATTAAGGTG GAACTGCACACAACAGAAAAGACTAAGTTAATCACTCAGCTGCGTGATGCCAAGAACCTCATTGAACAGCTGGAGCAGGACAAG GGAATGGTCATTGCTGAGACAAAGCGCCAGATGCATGAGACACTGGAAATGAAAGAAGAGGAGGTTGCACAGCTACGCTCCAGGCTCCAGCAGGCTACTGTCCAGAAGGAGGAATTAcaggaacagaaagaaaaggctgAGAAATCAG caTTTGAAGAACTTGAACGGGCACTGGGTGTAGCTCAGAGGGCGGAGGAGGCCCgaaaacagctgcagattcagctggaGGAGCGTGTAAAAGAAGTTGAAAGGGCcagtgaggaagagaggaagagtctGCAGCAGAAGCTCACACGAGTCAAACAGGAGGTTGTCGCCATCATGAAG AAATCATCAGAGGAAACTGTAGCCAATATGGAAAAACTCCACAGTGAAGCTTTGGCTGCTAAAGAAGAAGAGATGAGTGCCAGAATCAACGAAGCTGTG GAGCAATGCAAAGAGGAGTTTGCCCAGTTAGGCAAGGAACGAGAACAGCAGGCTTCTCTGGCTCTGGAGGATGTAGAGTTACAGAAGACGGCTTTGAGGACAGAAGCTGATAACAAGGTTAAAGAGATACATTTGGAGCTGGAAGCTGCAAGAAct AGAATATTGGAGCTGGAGAGCTCTCTGGAGAAGGTCTCACAAGATGGACCAAGTCTGTCCCATGAACTTTCCAGTCAGTTGGACGAGCTGAAGGATAAACACAAAGAGCAAATATCTACATTAGAGGAAAAGCACCAGGAGCAGCTGGAAAAGCACAAGGGCACCCTAACCCAGCAGCATAATGCTGCTCTTGAGGAGCTCAAGGAAAAACACAGAGTTGAAGTGGAGACCCTTCTGAAAGATAAAGAACTCCAGCTCCAAGCACATGTTGAAGACATGAACCAGAAAACTTTAGAGAAACTGGATGCAAAGCAGGCAGAGCTAGAGGCAGTTTCCGCTGAACTTTCTGAGGCTTTGAAGAGTAAACAGCTTCTGGAGGAAAAGTTGGTGGCAGCTGAAGATGCTCATAGTTTAGCTCAACAGGAACTTGAGAAAAGGTTTCATGATCAGGTGGCAAAGCACAATGTAGAGctagaaaatgtcaaacaggAGCTTGAGCAGTCACTTGGAGGTATGGCGAAAACTCTGAAGGAGGAAGTTAAAGCATTGAAGATTGTTTtgagggaaaaggaaaaggaaattgAAGAACACATCCTTAGAGAAAAAACACTACAAGAGTCGCAAGAATTAAATGTCAAGGTTAAGGAATTGGAAGAGCTGCAGCAACGTTTATCACAATCCCAGCTGGAAAATGGGAGCCTAAAGGAATCTAATGCACAGTTAAGTAAGCTCTCAGAGGATCTTGTTCAGTGTAAGAGGGATTTGACAGATTTGGAGCATCAATTGGAAGTAGCAAAGAATGATTGTCAGCAAAAAGAGCAGTCACTTCAAGAACTAGAGCACCAATTACAACAGAGCAGAAAGGAGCTCTCAGAGCAGGAAAAGTCATATACTGCAGAACTGAACACTAAGCAAGAAGAACAAACACGCCTTAAGAAACAGATGGATGATGAAAAAGCTGCCCATGAGAAGAAGATGAAAAACACTACAACTGAGTTGGAAGCCAAGCTGAagacacaggaaacaaaaatggaaaagttTAAACAGAAGGCCAAAGAAATGCACGAGAGTTTTAAGAAAAAGCTTCagcagaatgaagaaaacatgaagaagGAACTTgcaaagaaggagaaagagctTCAGCAGAAAGAGCAACAAGTTCAAGAGAAAATTGTAGAGATGTCCCAGAAAAGTTCCCAAGGCCTCAGCAGTGCAATGTCAGAGCTGCAGGCCAACCATAAGGAAAAACTGGAGAAGCTACATGACACCCATAAGCATGAGATTGAGGAGCTGGAGCTTCGGTGGCAGGAGAAGTTAagacagcaggaggaagaaTTGATGGAGAAACACTCGCATATACTACAGGAGAAGGCTCAAGAACTGGAGGAAATTTCTCAGCAACTTAGCAGAGGCAAAGAGGAGAACGAGCAAGTGTTGTGTGAAATAAAGGATTTAAAGGAGGACCTGGCGATTCGAGAAACCACCGTGCAGAAGCTGCAAGAAGAGCTTAATGAAGCAGCAGTTAAGCTTGAAAGTTTGTCTCAGGGTGAATCGTTGGTCAAAGAGCAAATGGAGTCAGTGGAAAGGAACCTTAACCAGGCTCTGAACGAGAGAAACTCCCTCCAAGACAAGCTTAATACAATAAAGGAAGATAACAGAGAGAAGTTAAAGACCTTGTCAGATAAGTTGGAGGAAACGGAGAAGCTGCTTAAAGCACTGGAAGGTTCCAGATGTAAGGAAAGTGAGGACTTGCAGAATAAATTTGAGGAAACTGCCATTCAGCTACAAGCCAAGGAAGCAGAGTTCCAGCAGCAAATAATTATGATCAGAAACCGAATGGAGCATTGCTGTAAGGAGGTTCAGTCTAAAGTGGAGTGTGGATCTAATGAACTCTGTCAAAGAGTTGAAAATAGGTTGAAAGAGCTGAAAGATAGACTGCTGTGTAGTCAGAAGAAGGTAGGGCATCTCAAAAACGTTATCCTTACTAAAGTAGATAGAATTTGCACTTTAGAGGAGAATCTCCACCAGCAGATGGAGGAGAATAAGAATCTATGCATTTCGTTAGAACAGATGACTGCTCAGGTAAATGCTCATACAGAGCATATCAACGCCTTAACACACGAGAAGGAGAATCATTCTCAGTTTATCAATGAGAAAGTTCAGAAAATTGAGGAGCTGAGTGAAGCAAACAGAATCATATCAGAAAGTATGAAAACAAACGAGTTGCATATCATTAACTTGGAAGGCATCAGCAGCGACTTGAAAAATCAGCTAGCAAGTAGCataagagagaaggaggaagccATAAATCAGCTGAAGCAGCAGTATAAAGAAGAGAGACAACAAATGGAGGAGACCATTGAGAGATTAGAGCAGGAGAGAAAGTCTGCTTTAGAGCAGGCGGATGCACTAAGGAACAGTCTGTCCGAGTATGAGAACAAGGCAGAGACAAAGTTTACCCAGAATGACATCGCTATTACATCTCTACAGACCAGGCTTGACGAGCTGGAGCGAGAAATCTCTGAAAAGAACGAAGCTCTGCAAAGGCTGACAGCAAGTATTGACAATCAGTCCATCAGCAAGTCTGAGATGGACCAGGTGCTGAGCGAGAAGGAGCAGAAGGTCAGCGGACTTACCTTGGAGCTGGAGAGTTGCATCGGCCGACTTGGTGAGCTTCAGGAGCAGTTAGCCTTAAAGACAAAAGAGTGTGAACAACTCACAGCTGACctcaaacagcagcacagcatcagggaggatgaaaagagagagTTGGTAGAGCAGCTGCACCAGACCCAGATGCAGTGCACTCAGAACGGTAATTTGGAGCAGGAGATGGTAGAAAAACTACGCTCCCTTGAGGAAGACAACCAAAAGTGTAAACACAAGCTTGAAAGTCAAAGGGAGGAATatgaaaagatgaaagatgAGATTATCAGGAGCAAAGAGGAGAGTCTGAAGGCAAGTGAAGAGAAGTTGTCTGCAGAGAGTGCTCGGAAAGTCtcagagctgaagaagaaaGCTGAACAGAAAATCGGTCAGATTAAAAAACAGCTAACCTCGCAGCTTGAGGAAAAAGAGCAGACGATCAAGGCTCTTCAAATCAGCCTGGAGGAAATCAAGAGCAGTGAATCATCCTGCAAacaacatgcagacacattagaagagaaaacaaaaacactcgAGGAAGCACTTGTCAAGCTTAAGGAAGCGCAGGAGAAACAACTTGAACAGATTCTGAGTGATGTGAGGCTTGAGAAAGAAAAGTCTTTAGAGGAATTGAAAAATGTGTATGAAGAGAAGCTGTCCTCGCTTCAGAGAGATGTAGCGCAACAAGGGGAGCTCAAAGAAACTGAATCAGCGCTACAAGAAATCGAGGCAAAGCTAAAAGaagcagaagagcagaatgGAGACCTTCTTGCAGAAATAAATCGtctgaaagaagaaatatgTGAGAAAGAAGCTCAGCTCGATCAACATCAGGCAACTATTAAGCAGGTCCAAAATCCATCAGAACCTGAGGCTGAGATGAAGGTGGAGTGTAGCAGCATGCAGCAAACCAAGAGCACGATGGAAAACCACTCTGTGATGCAAGAACTGGATGGTGATTCTCTAGAGTCTCTCAAGAACAATCTACGTCAGGTGAAGAACGAGAAAGAGAAAATCCACAAGGACTTTTCCAGGCTACAGAAAGACATCCGGTTACTGAGGAAGGAGCATGAACAGGACCTAGAATACATGAAGAAAGAGTTGTTAGAGGAGAATGAGAAAAAGCTGAA ACTGGAGCTGGAAGATGTGGAAATGAAGCACAATTCTACTATCAAGCAGTTGATGAGAGAGTTCAACACACAAATGGCTTTGAAAGAGAAGGAGCTTGATGCAGGAGTGAAGGAGGCCATTG CGAAGGCCCAGAGTGTTGAAGCAGAGCTCATCAGTAGTCATCGTGAAGAAACCAGTCAGCTGAGGAAGCTGATTGCCCAGAAGGAGGATGATTTGCACAGAACTGTTCAGACATACGAACAGGTTATACAG agtcgagaggaggagatgggagaCCGAGTGTGGCAGGTCCAGAAAGAACTGGAGGAGTTGCAAGGAAGGAGCCCTGGCACTTCTGAG